In one Flavobacteriales bacterium genomic region, the following are encoded:
- a CDS encoding glycosyltransferase family 4 protein: protein MRAIVCVTNDLSTDNRVHRTCVVLRELGHEVLLVGRQLPESLPLQRPYATKRMRLLFRKGPLFYAEYNLRLLLLLLFTRAGVLVANDLDTLLACYLAKGKRALVYDSHEYFTEVPELQGRLARRAWLALERWILPRLKHVITVNGSIAMAYRERYGVPVEVVRNIPMHRDLGPLPARRDLGLPADRFVLILQGSGINVDRGGEEAVLAMRELPEALLLVIGGGDAWPVLERLVEEHRLAERVRLLPRMPYDRMMQYTRNADLGLSLDKDTSLNYRYSLPNKLFDYFRAHIPALVTDLPEVAGIVRRYEAGVVIPRAEPALIAAEVRRLIPDRPRRDALRLKAIFAAAELDGEREKEALKAFLQSVGG from the coding sequence ATGCGCGCCATCGTCTGCGTCACCAACGACCTCAGCACCGACAACCGCGTGCACCGCACCTGCGTGGTGCTGCGCGAGCTCGGCCACGAGGTGCTTCTGGTGGGCCGCCAGCTGCCGGAGAGCCTTCCGCTGCAGCGGCCATACGCCACGAAGCGCATGCGGCTGCTCTTCCGCAAGGGGCCGCTCTTCTATGCCGAGTACAACCTGCGGCTCCTCCTCCTGCTGCTCTTCACGCGCGCGGGCGTGCTCGTGGCCAATGACCTGGACACCCTGCTGGCTTGCTACCTCGCGAAAGGGAAGCGCGCGCTGGTGTACGACAGCCACGAGTACTTCACCGAGGTGCCCGAATTGCAGGGGCGCTTGGCAAGGCGCGCATGGCTGGCGCTGGAGCGCTGGATCCTCCCCCGGCTGAAGCACGTGATCACGGTGAACGGCAGCATCGCCATGGCCTACCGCGAGCGCTATGGCGTGCCGGTGGAGGTGGTGCGCAACATCCCCATGCACCGCGACCTGGGGCCGCTGCCTGCGCGGCGAGACCTGGGCCTGCCCGCCGACCGCTTCGTGCTCATCCTGCAGGGCAGCGGCATCAATGTCGACAGGGGCGGGGAGGAGGCCGTGCTGGCCATGCGGGAGCTGCCGGAGGCGTTGCTGCTTGTCATTGGCGGTGGCGACGCCTGGCCCGTGCTGGAGCGTCTGGTGGAGGAGCACCGCCTGGCCGAGCGCGTGCGCCTGCTGCCGCGCATGCCCTACGACCGCATGATGCAATACACGCGCAACGCCGACCTCGGCCTCTCACTGGACAAGGACACCAGCCTCAACTACCGCTACAGCCTGCCCAACAAGCTCTTCGACTATTTCCGGGCGCACATCCCGGCGCTGGTCACCGACCTGCCCGAGGTGGCGGGCATCGTGCGCCGGTATGAGGCGGGCGTGGTTATCCCGCGTGCGGAGCCCGCACTGATCGCGGCCGAGGTGCGCCGCCTGATACCCGACCGCCCGCGCCGTGATGCCTTGCGATTGAAGGCTATTTTCGCCGCCGCGGAATTGGATGGCGAGCGCGAGAAGGAAGCGCTGAAGGCCTTCTTGCAAAGCGTTGGCGGATAA